In one Nicotiana tomentosiformis chromosome 6, ASM39032v3, whole genome shotgun sequence genomic region, the following are encoded:
- the LOC104112956 gene encoding beta-galactosidase 7-like — MATYTSFLLLFVVLFSFCLISSATEVTYDDRALKINGERKIILSGSIHYPRSTAEMWPSLIKKAKEGGLDAVETYVFWNAHEPVYRQYDFSGNLDLVKFMKLIQNEGLYAILRIGPYVCAEWNYGGFPVWLNNIQNMTVRTNNPPFMHEMKTFVSKIVDMMKKENLFASQGGPIILSQIENEYGNWKVESEYGNDGKIYIQECAKFAESLNIGVPWIMCQQDDAPDPMINTANGYYADNFYPKRKIPKMWTENWTGWFKDWNNGRDPHRTAEDVAFAVARFFQKGGTLQNYYMYHGGTNFGRVAGGPYITTTYDYDAPLNEYGQLNQPKYGHLKELHEILKSVEKLLTYGNATQKSYGDDDWQYTTTVYEYQGSRVCFLANANDKNDRIFNFEGKNYTVPAWSVSILPDCVNVKYNTAKVNAPKKVMVRKPNNADNPNGLDWSWRAERPSHLKPSFINIKKKGVLYANQLLDQKIVANDTSDYLWYITSVDIKESDPLYGGEAVLEIHTNAHVLYAFFNGKHIGTKWAKDGKYSFDFQQLLKIKPGKNTLSLLSVTVGFPNYGAYFDKVKNGILGPVVLKSPSGVVKDLTNNQWEYKIGLEGLERKLWEDEDYMHRNWKPAQTLQTNRMFVWFKTTFKTPSGDDPVVLDMMGLGKGTAWVNGNNIGRYWLTSYDFEKENGCSSSCDYRGNYHPEKCATNCGQPTQRWYHVPRSFLRKSDNNLVIFEEFGGHPAKVNVQTVSQE; from the exons aTGTGGCCATCTTTGATCAAGAAAGCTAAGGAGGGAGGTCTTGATGCAGTTGAGACCTATGTTTTTTGGAATGCTCATGAGCCTGTATATCGTCAG TATGATTTCTCGGGCAACTTGGATCTTGTGAAGTTTATGAAATTAATACAAAATGAAGGGCTTTATGCCATATTGAGAATTGGTCCATACGTCTGTGCTGAATGGAATTACGG AGGGTTTCCAGTTTGGTTAAACAACATACAAAATATGACTGTTAGGACCAACAATCCTCCGTTTATG CATGAGATGAAGACTTTTGTCAGCAAGATTGTTGACATGATgaaaaaagaaaatctttttgcttCTCAAGGTGGACCAATTATACTCTCTCAG ATTGAGAACGAATATGGCAATTGGAAAGTTGAATCTGAATATGGAAATGATGGGAAAATATATATTCAAGAGTGTGCAAAATTTGCCGAGTCTCTTAATATTGGTGTCCCTTGGATCATGTGTCAACAAGATGATGCTCCAGACCCCATG ATCAATACAGCAAATGGTTATTATGCTGATAACTTTTATCCTAAACGTAAAATTCCCAAGATGTGGACCGAGAATTGGACTGGCTG GTTTAAAGACTGGAATAATGGTAGAGATCCTCATAGAACTGCTGAAGATGTTGCATTTGCTGTTGCTCGTTTTTTCCAAAAAGGTGGCACATTGCAGAATTATTATATG TATCATGGTGGAACTAACTTTGGCCGTGTAGCTGGAGGACCATATATTACCACAACTTATGACTATGACGCACCCCTTAATGAATATG GACAATTAAACCAGCCTAAATATGGACATCTCAAGGAGCTTCATGAAATACTTAAATCAGTTGAGAAACTTCTCACATATGGCAATGCAACACAAAAGTCTTATGGTGATGATGATTGGCAGTATACG ACTACTGTGTATGAATACCAAGGCTCAAGGGTATGTTTCTTAGCCAatgcaaatgacaaaaatgatcgGATATTCAATTTTGAAGGCAAAAACTACACTGTTCCTGCTTGGTCAGTTAGTATTCTTCCTGATTGTGTCAATGTCAAATACAATACAGCAAAG gtTAATGCTCCAAAAAAAGTGATGGTGAGAAAACCAAACAATGCTGATAACCCTAATGGCTTAGATTGGAGTTGGAGAGCTGAGAGACCTTCACATCTTAAGCCTTCTTTTATCAACATTAAAAAGAAAGGTGTTTTATATGCCAATCAACTTCTTGACCAAAAGATTGTGGCAAATGATACTAGTGACTACTTATGGTACATCACAAG TGTGGATATTAAAGAATCTGATCCACTTTATGGTGGTGAAGCTGTTCTTGAAATTCATACTAATGCACATGTTCTTTATGCATTTTTCAATGGCAAGCATATTG GGACTAAATGGGCGAAAGATGGAAAGTATAGTTTTGACTTTCAGCAACTTTTGAAGATCAAACCTGGAAAGAACACATTATCTCTCCTTAGTGTCACTGTTGGATTTCCT AATTATGGAGCCTATTTTGACAAGGTCAAGAATGGAATTCTTGGTCCAGTTGTGCTGAAATCACCAAGTGGTGTTGTGAAAGATCTAACAAATAACCAGTGGGAATACAAGATTGGTTTAGAAGGACTTGAAAGAAAGCTTTGGGAAGATGAAGATTACATGCATAGAAATTGGAAACCAGCACAAACTCTCCAAACAAACAGAATGTTTGTATGGTTTAAG aCAACATTCAAGACTCCCTCTGGTGATGATCCTGTTGTGTTGGATATGATGGGATTGGGAAAAGGAACAGCTTGGGTAAATGGAAATAATATTGGTCGATATTGGCTAACTTCTTATGATTTTGAGAAAGAGAATGGCTGTAGTAGTTCATGTGATTATCGTGGTAATTATCATCCTGAAAAGTGTGCAACTAATTGTGGACAACCTACTCAACGCTG GTATCACGTACCAAGATCTTTCTTGCGTAAGAGTGACAACAATTTGGTTATATTTGAGGAGTTTGGTGGTCACCCTGCAAAAGTGAATGTTCAAACAGTTTCACAAGAGTAG